The following proteins are co-located in the Hydractinia symbiolongicarpus strain clone_291-10 chromosome 7, HSymV2.1, whole genome shotgun sequence genome:
- the LOC130648643 gene encoding uncharacterized protein LOC130648643, whose translation MTSRNTFAELRKLAKERGLHGYAKLRKAEIIELLGPTTVSAPVRPVPMPRPSRPVPVSRPRPRPRPRPAPRPVSRPISAPRYTGPPRLYSPLPTSRPAIHVPPTSIKSLGSFLGSDGSVPIPTPRPRPRPFRSGSDMDIFEQEEMAKTRPILKKVDEGSAQAEEVAEDSGYTVGEMGKGGHRLDRCPTCIC comes from the exons atgacttcgagaaataccttTGCTGAATTAAGAAAACTCGCTAAGGAACGCGGCCTACATGGCTACGCaaagctcagaaaggccgagatTATCGAATTATTGGGACCAACTACCGTttcagcaccggttagaccggtacccatgccgagaccctCGAGACCCGTACCGGTGTCGAGACCTAGACCGAGACCGAGACCGAGACCGGCACCTAGACCGGTGTCGAGACCGATATCGGCACCTAGATACACCGGACCGCCTAGACTCTACAGCCCTTTACCAACATCTAGACCCGCCATACATGTACCGCCTACATCAATCAAATCTCTGGGGAGTTTTCTAGGATCCGATGGATCTGTACCCATACCAACACCGAGACCGAGACCTAGACCATTTAGATCTGGCTCTGACATGGATATTTTTGAGCAGGAAGAAATGGCTAAAACCAGACCTATattgaaaa AGGTTGATGAAGGAAGTGCTcaggcagaagaagtcgctgaagactcaggctACACTGTGGGTGAAATGGGTAAAGGAGGACACCGGCTCGACCGATGCCCCACGTGTATATGTTGA